A part of Microbacterium terregens genomic DNA contains:
- a CDS encoding nitrate reductase subunit alpha, whose translation MTPDIRTTSATDGPLADTLLGMGRFLRRGEVSQDLRSLFLEGGRKGDVFYRDRWSHDKVVRSTHGVNCTGSCSWKVYVKDGIITWETQQTDYPSVGPDSPEYEPRGCPRGAAFSWYTYSPTRVRYPYIRDMLAELYREAKRTHPDPVEAWASIVEDPEKSRAYKSVRGKGGLVRTTWDEAVEIAAAAHVHTVKKYGPDRVAGFSPIPAMSMVSHGAGARFLNLLGGTILSFYDWYADLPVASPQVFGDQTDVPESADWWNAGYLIMWGSNVPVTRTPDAHFMAEARYRGQKVVTVSPDYTDNTKFADEWVAPHPGTDAALALAMGHVILKEHFVDKRTARFEDYMRRYTDAPYLVTLEPHGDSLVPGKFLTAADLGEKDAAVPRAEFKTVLLDQTGSPVVPNGSLGHRFTPEDEGLWNLDLGEVVPPLSLSDLADTTETTEVLLPRFDLAPEPGGEHTGGSGIIARGVPVRRVAGRLVTTVFDLLLAQYGVARPGLPGQWPTGYDDPSSPGTPAWQEEITSVPAAQALRIGREFADNADRSGGRSMILMGAGTNHWFHSDTIYRTFLALTTMTGCQGVNGGGWAHYVGQEKVRPITGYSQYATAGDWNRPPRQHIGTAFWYLASDQWRYDGLPADQLASPLARGKFADRTTADCLVESVKRGWMPAYPTFSRNPLDLCDEAEAAGKEPAQHIVDSLTDGSLEYAVEDPDAPENFPRIVTIWRANVLGSSGKGNEYFLKHLLGADAAIRASETPEGARPRDMRWREEAPKGKLDLLLTADFRMTSTTLFSDIVLPAATWYEKHDLSSTDMHPFIHAFSPAINPPWQTRTDFDMFGAIAERFSELAVTHLGVRRDIVASPLQHDSVDAMATPHGTIRDGLPLVPGQTMAKLIVVERDYPNLHEKWKALGPLTAKLGMTTKAITYRPDQEIDRLAHVNGTVKAGPYAGSVRLDTDKRVCEMILAFSGTSNGRLAVQGFRELEKRTGQRIAQLAEDHEGTHITFADVQVQPRSVITSPEWSGSEHGGRRYTAFAINVEHLKPWHTLTGRQHFYLDHDWIEELGENLPIFRPPLDMHRLFGDARVGATKRIAGPGAPGQMEVSVRYLTPHSKWSIHSEYQDNLFMLSLSRGGPTIWMSAEDAAKIGVRDNDWIESYNRNGVVVARAIVSHRMPEGTVYMYHAKDRTVDVPISEMSGQRGGIHNSLTRILLKPSHLIGGYAQLTWAFNYLGPTGNQRDEITTIRRRSQEVEY comes from the coding sequence ATGACCCCCGACATCCGAACGACATCCGCAACGGACGGTCCGCTCGCCGACACCCTGCTCGGGATGGGGCGATTCCTGCGTCGTGGCGAAGTCTCGCAAGACCTCCGATCGCTGTTCCTGGAGGGCGGCCGCAAAGGCGATGTGTTCTATCGCGACCGCTGGTCGCACGACAAGGTCGTGCGCTCCACGCACGGCGTGAACTGCACGGGGTCCTGCTCCTGGAAGGTGTACGTCAAGGACGGCATCATCACGTGGGAGACCCAGCAGACCGACTATCCGTCCGTCGGCCCAGACTCACCCGAGTACGAACCGCGCGGGTGTCCTCGCGGCGCGGCGTTCAGCTGGTACACCTATTCGCCCACGCGGGTGAGGTACCCGTACATCCGTGACATGCTCGCCGAGCTCTACCGCGAGGCCAAGCGCACACATCCCGACCCCGTCGAGGCGTGGGCGTCGATCGTGGAGGATCCGGAGAAGTCGCGGGCCTACAAGAGCGTGCGCGGCAAGGGCGGCTTGGTGCGCACCACCTGGGACGAGGCGGTCGAGATCGCTGCCGCGGCCCACGTGCACACCGTCAAGAAGTACGGCCCCGACCGTGTCGCCGGCTTCTCGCCGATCCCGGCGATGTCGATGGTCTCGCACGGTGCCGGCGCGCGCTTCCTCAATCTCCTCGGCGGAACGATCCTGTCCTTCTACGACTGGTACGCCGACCTTCCGGTGGCAAGTCCCCAGGTGTTCGGCGACCAGACCGACGTTCCCGAGTCGGCGGACTGGTGGAACGCGGGCTATCTCATCATGTGGGGCTCGAACGTGCCCGTGACCCGTACGCCCGATGCGCACTTCATGGCGGAGGCCCGCTACCGCGGCCAGAAGGTCGTGACGGTCTCACCGGACTACACCGACAACACCAAGTTCGCCGACGAATGGGTCGCGCCGCATCCCGGCACCGACGCGGCCCTCGCCCTCGCGATGGGTCACGTCATCCTGAAAGAGCACTTCGTCGACAAGCGCACCGCGCGCTTCGAGGACTACATGCGGCGGTACACCGACGCGCCCTACCTGGTCACGCTCGAGCCGCACGGTGACTCGCTCGTGCCGGGCAAGTTCCTCACCGCGGCAGATCTCGGCGAAAAGGATGCCGCGGTCCCCCGGGCCGAGTTCAAGACCGTGCTGCTGGACCAGACCGGATCGCCGGTCGTGCCCAACGGCTCCCTCGGACACCGGTTCACTCCCGAGGACGAGGGCCTGTGGAATCTGGATCTCGGAGAGGTGGTGCCGCCGCTGTCCCTTTCGGACCTCGCCGACACGACCGAGACGACCGAGGTGCTCCTGCCTCGGTTCGACCTCGCCCCCGAGCCCGGAGGTGAGCACACCGGCGGGTCCGGCATCATCGCCCGAGGCGTGCCGGTGCGGCGAGTCGCGGGACGTCTCGTGACGACGGTGTTCGACCTGCTGCTGGCGCAGTACGGAGTGGCGCGTCCGGGACTGCCGGGACAGTGGCCCACCGGGTACGACGACCCGTCGTCACCGGGAACGCCCGCGTGGCAGGAGGAGATCACCTCCGTGCCTGCCGCTCAGGCGCTGCGGATCGGTCGCGAGTTCGCCGACAATGCCGACCGATCCGGCGGCCGTTCGATGATCCTCATGGGTGCGGGCACCAACCACTGGTTCCACTCCGACACGATCTATCGCACGTTCCTCGCGCTCACGACGATGACGGGGTGCCAGGGAGTGAACGGCGGCGGCTGGGCGCACTACGTCGGCCAGGAGAAGGTGCGCCCGATCACGGGCTACTCGCAGTACGCCACCGCGGGCGACTGGAACCGTCCTCCGCGACAGCACATCGGCACCGCCTTCTGGTACCTGGCCAGCGATCAGTGGCGCTATGACGGCCTCCCTGCGGACCAGCTCGCCTCCCCGCTCGCCCGCGGCAAGTTCGCCGATCGCACGACCGCGGACTGCCTGGTGGAGTCGGTCAAGCGGGGGTGGATGCCGGCGTACCCGACGTTCTCGCGCAACCCGCTGGACTTGTGCGACGAGGCCGAGGCGGCCGGAAAAGAACCGGCCCAGCACATCGTCGACAGCCTCACCGACGGATCGCTCGAATACGCCGTCGAGGATCCCGATGCACCCGAAAACTTTCCGCGCATCGTCACGATCTGGCGCGCGAACGTGCTCGGTTCGTCGGGCAAGGGAAACGAGTACTTCCTCAAGCACCTGCTCGGTGCCGACGCGGCGATCCGCGCGTCCGAGACGCCCGAGGGTGCCCGTCCGCGCGACATGCGCTGGCGTGAGGAGGCGCCGAAGGGCAAGCTCGACCTGCTGCTGACGGCCGACTTCCGCATGACGAGCACCACTCTGTTCAGCGACATCGTGCTGCCTGCCGCGACGTGGTACGAGAAGCACGACCTCTCGTCGACCGACATGCATCCGTTCATCCACGCGTTCAGCCCTGCGATCAACCCGCCGTGGCAGACGCGTACGGACTTCGACATGTTCGGTGCGATCGCCGAGCGCTTCAGCGAGCTCGCCGTGACGCACCTCGGTGTGCGGCGCGACATCGTCGCCTCGCCGTTGCAGCACGACAGCGTCGACGCCATGGCGACTCCGCACGGGACAATCCGGGATGGTCTGCCGCTCGTGCCGGGGCAGACGATGGCCAAGCTCATCGTCGTGGAGCGCGACTATCCGAACCTCCACGAGAAGTGGAAGGCCCTCGGTCCGCTCACCGCGAAGCTCGGAATGACGACGAAGGCGATCACCTATCGTCCCGATCAGGAGATCGACCGCCTCGCGCATGTCAACGGCACGGTGAAGGCCGGTCCCTACGCGGGATCGGTGCGACTGGATACCGACAAGCGGGTCTGCGAGATGATCCTCGCGTTCTCGGGGACCAGCAACGGCCGCCTCGCGGTGCAGGGGTTCCGCGAGCTCGAGAAGCGCACCGGGCAGCGCATCGCGCAGCTCGCCGAGGATCACGAGGGCACGCACATCACCTTCGCCGACGTGCAGGTGCAGCCGCGGAGTGTCATCACGTCCCCCGAGTGGTCGGGATCCGAACACGGCGGCAGGCGCTACACGGCGTTCGCGATCAACGTCGAGCATCTGAAGCCGTGGCACACCCTCACCGGTCGCCAGCACTTCTACCTCGATCACGACTGGATCGAGGAGCTCGGCGAGAACCTGCCGATCTTCCGTCCGCCGCTGGACATGCACCGCCTGTTCGGCGATGCGCGCGTCGGCGCGACGAAACGCATCGCGGGACCGGGCGCGCCGGGGCAGATGGAGGTCTCGGTGCGGTACCTGACACCGCATTCGAAGTGGTCGATCCATTCGGAATACCAGGACAACCTGTTCATGCTGTCGCTCAGTCGGGGCGGCCCGACGATCTGGATGAGCGCGGAGGATGCCGCGAAGATCGGCGTCCGCGACAACGACTGGATCGAGTCGTACAACAGGAACGGCGTCGTCGTCGCACGCGCGATCGTCTCGCACCGGATGCCGGAAGGCACCGTGTACATGTACCACGCGAAGGACCGCACCGTCGATGTGCCCATCTCCGAGATGAGCGGTCAGCGCGGCGGCATCCACAACTCGCTCACCCGCATCCTTCTCAAGCCCAGTCACCTGATCGGCGGGTACGCGCAGCTCACCTGGGCATTCAACTATCTGGGTCCGACGGGCAATCAGCGCGACGAGATCACGACGATCCGGCGCCGCAGCCAGGAGGTCGAGTACTGA